From the genome of Nocardia mangyaensis:
CTACAAGGTCCGCGGCGAGCTGTTCTTCGCCTCGAGCAACGACCTGATCTACCAGTTCGACTACGTCGACGACCCGCACAACGTCATCATCGACATGTCCGACGCCCACATCTGGGATGCCTCCACCGTCGCGACCCTGGACGCGATCACCACCAAGTACGAATCCAAGGGCAAGAACGTCGAAATCATCGGCCTCAACGAAGCCTCCGAGGAACGCCACGGGCGACTGAGTGGGCACCTGGCCGGATCGCACTGACAAACCCGCGTCTACATCCACCGACGCCTCAGCCTCAGGGCCGGGGTGTCGGTGTCCGAGCTTCGGCGGGCGGCACCGTGATCGGCCTATCGATCGCCGTGCTCGCCCGACGCTGGGCGCCACCGCTGGCCGATGTTATCGACCCCAGCCGCACGCGCTCCACCGCTCGGCATCAGCGAACGGAATCCGATTGAGCCTGAATTGGTCTCGCTACGGTCAGGCAGATGTGCAACGGAGCGGCTTACTGCGACACCGTCGACGTCCTATTGCAGAATGCGAGGGTGATATCATGCTCTGGTTGCGAGATAGATCGTGGCCGATGCCTGGCCACGAGTCAGTGGATTGTCGAAAAACACCCGCTCAGCAGCCACATCGGTGAAGACGTCCGCCAGGATCGCGACGAAATCCGGGTCGGGCGCCTCGTCCGACCACATCGCGAATGTGCCACCGGCCCTCAGATGAACAGATAGCTGCTGCAACCCTTTCCGGGTATAGAAGGCGGCATGTGGGTGATGCAACACATGGCGCGGCGAGTGGTCGATATCGAGTAGGACCGCATCGAAGGTCCGGCCAGGGCTGCGCGGATCGAAACCCTCCGCACCAGCGGCTGCGACGAAGAAGTCGGCGCACCGCAGGGACACCTTGGGCTCGATAGCCAACCCGGCGGTGTCGGGCAGGAGTTCGCGTCGATGCCAATCGATCACGGCATCAGAGAATTCGATCACGGTCAATGTCCGAATACGACTGTCTTCCAACACCTCTCGCGCGGTGTAGCCCAACCCGAGCCCGCCGACGACCACGTCCAGGTCGCTGCCCGGCGTTCGCGAAAGACCCCGGCGCGCCAACTCGCGCTCGGCGACGGTGAACAAACTCGACATGAGGAACTCGTCGTCGAGCTTGACCTCGAACACATCGGCTCGCACGGTCGGATCGAACCGGCGACGCAGACTGATCTCTCCCATCGAAGTCTGCCGCCATCCCAGTTCTTCGAATCGAGCGCTCATCGCAACTCCCAGTTCACTATGAAGGGACAAAAGTCATGCATCGCCATCAGACCAGTTAGACAGCTGTTCCCACCGTTGCGATCCATGCGAGGGCGAGAACCTGAAGCACCCTGTCCCCCAACGCGAGCTCCTCTGGCTCCCCCGCCGCACCACCGTCGGCGTCGATCGCGTAGCGCAGAATTGCCAAGGTGAACGGAATCATCGAGATCCCGAACCACACCGAGTCGCGAGCCTGATCTTGTTCGAACGCCCACAACCCGTAGAAGACCACGACGGCCGCGGCCGCGACGGTCCACACGAACCGCAGGTAGGTGGGAGTGTAGTAATCGAGGGACTTGCGAATCATGGCGCCTGTTTCGAGCGCAATCTGCAACTCGGCATAGCGTTTACCCGCTGCCATGAACAGCGACCCGAAGGCCATGATCAGCAGGAACCATTTCGACATCGGGATGGAGGCAGCCGCGCCACCCGCCACGGCGCGCAGCAGAAAGCCCGAGGACACCACACAGATATCGAGTACCGGCTGATGCTTGAGGCCCAAGCAGTAGGCCAGCTGGACACCGATGTAGACCGCCATCACTGCCGCCAGCTGCCCGTTCGCGATCAGCGAGCCGATGATCGAACCGGCGAACAGAAGTGCTGAGAGCCCGTACGCCACGCTCGCCGGAACGATGCCAGCCGCGATAGGACGAAACCGCTTGGCGGGATGCGCCCGGTCGGCTTCCACATCCAGGGCGTCGTTGACCAGGTAGACGCCCGAGGCGGCCATGCAGAAGACGATGAAGGCCACACCCACGTGTGCGAGGACGTCGACATCGGTGGCTGATCCCGCGGCCAGTGGTGCGGCGAGTACGAGAAGATTCTTGATCCACTGACGCGGGCGAACAGCCTTGACCACGCCGCGTACGAACGCTGTTCGGGAGACCGCTCTCGACACGATTGCGACATCCATCGCCGCCGATTTGTTCGCCGCGGCAGAGTCGGCAGGCTGTGTAGCGCCCGCGCTCACAGGATGATCCATGACAACCAATCCACTCGACAGGCACTGGTTCTGTGTATGAAGGCAGTCAGCCAGGACAGCCTGAAACGCTCTGGCTCAGAACTCTACCCTTACGCCACTGTAGAATCCGACCAGAGCCTCCGACCGGCATCGCGCCGGGACCGACCTGCGCACGAACGCACCCAAAATTTGACCCCACTATAGGACTCCATTACTTTCACTTTACATCACTCTCCTCTTACGTATGAGTAGGGTGGAGCGAAGAGGAGGCATGGTGGGCAACTATCAGGGTGGCGGTGGGCCGGTTGATCGGGCCGAACAGGCGAGCCCGGACTCGGTCAGTGCAACCGCAAGCTGTTCGCAGGGGGCACAGTCCAGCGCAACCACTCTCGCCGAGGCCAGTGATCAATTCCACCCCTCCCGTCGGGGTTCGACGCGACTTTCAGCGGCGGCGGGCCTGCTGTCGTGGCTGTCCCCACGCGCCTGGTGCATCGAAACAGAAGCCGCGCAACTGGCCAGGCTCGTCGCCCCCGGATCGGTGTGCATCGACATCGGGGCAGGCTACGGCCTGTACTCGACACTTTTCGCAGCAGCCGCCGGGCCAGACGGTCGAACATTGGCCATCGAAGCGAACCCGAGGTTGACGAAACGACTACATCGTCTGGCGACCGTCCTGCGGGCCCCGTCACTGCAGCCGATCGGGGCAGCCGTATCCAGTGCCTCGGGCGTCGATACGCAACTCTCGGTGCCGTACCGAAACAGCATGCCCGTCTTCGGTCGTGCGTTCATGCTGCATGGAGCAGCACACCACGGCCCGAACAGCGAGTTCGACCGAGATCGCCTCATCGACTTGACGACAACAACCCTCGATGAGCTGACCGAGGAATTCGGTGTGAATCGGATCGATGTCATCAAGGTCGATATCGAAGGCGCCGAGTACGCGATGTTGTGCGGAGCGCACGCCGTCCTCACACGACACCGACCTCTATGGATGCTCGAGATCGAAGAACGCCACCTTGCCAAATATGGTCACCGCGCCGCCGATGTGGTCGACCTGATGGCTTCTCACGGGTACGCGATGTACCGATGGCGCGGTGACCAGTGGCAACGGTGCTCACACGTGAGCCCCACCGCACGCAACTATCTGTTCCGCATTCCATGAGCCGACATGACACCGAGCGCCGTCCCGACACCGCAGATATCTCCCGCACGCTCTGGATTGCCCCGATCCTTTCGATCGCAGTCGCGACATGTCTGCTGGTGCCCAACTGGTCCTTCGCCGGTATCAACGGCGGCTTCCTGGACCTCGAGGTCTACCGCATCGGAATCGAGTCGCTGCGTGAGGGTTCGGGGCTGTACACCTCGCTTCCGGCCACCTCTGCCGGGATAAGCCTGCCGTTCATCTACCCACCGTTCGCGGCGATCGTGCTCGCACCCTTGGCACTTCTGCCATGGAGCGTGGCCGCGTTCGTGCTGTTCGCCATCTCCACCGGAGCACTGGCCGCCGCCGTGTATCTCGCCGCCCGCCGCATGTGGGCGCACCAGCGCGACAAGGCAATGTGGATCGCCGCCACCGTGACTCCCCTGCTGCTACTCCTCGAACCTGTCGCCGCGACTTTGGATTTCGGTCAGATCAACCTCATCCTGATGGGCCTTGTCGCCGCGGATTGCCTGACAACCAAGCCGAAATGGCGGCGCGGAATGCTGGTAGGCCTTGCCGCGGCCATCAAACTGACTCCCGCGGCATTCGTGCTGTACTTCCTGATCCGCAAGGACTACCGCGCAGCCGCGACCGCCGCGGTGACCGGCGCTGTCGCCACCGCCATCGGCTTCGCGGTCCTGCCGCGTGAGTCGATGACGTACTGGTTCGGCGGGCTCGGCGATGTCTCAGGGCTCAGCGGCTCGCCGTACCACACCAATCAGTCGATCCAGGCGATACTGGCCCGGTTCTCGGTCCCGGAGCCCGTGTTCACGCTCGTGTGGGTGGGCGCCGCCGCGGCGTTGCTGGTGCTGACCGTGGTCGCCATGCGGGCGAGCGCGACGATTCCCACGTTGGCACTGTCGTGCAATGCGATTCTCGCGCTGCTCATCTCGCCGATCTCGTGGTCGCATCACTGGGTGTGGTTTCCGGTCGCACTACTGACCATCGCCGGTCTCGCGACTTTACGGACTCGCGCCGGGCAGTGGTGGCTCGCCGCCGCCGTCGTGGCGACGATCGTGTTCGCGATCGGACCGCACAACCTAGTTCCGGGTGGCAGCGACCAGGAGATGAACTGGACGCCATGGCAACACGTGGTCGGCAACATCTACGTGTTGCTCGCCATCGCCCTCGTTCTCGTCACGGCGCTGGCCAAACCACAACCGCGCCCGGCGGCGGAGGACGAGCCCCCGCTGAAGTCGGGCAAACCGCACAGGATGACCGTGCAGCTCCTGGAAGTAGCCGATACCACTACAAACATACCCTCACGTGAGGGTAGAGTTGCGGGGTGACTAATGCATACCACGCGAACACCATCACGCGAATGACGATCATCGACGCGATCGGCCACCTCTTCGCGGAGCCACGGACCCGACAGCAGATCCTCACCGCCGCTATCCAGGAGGACGTACCCGGCGAAATCCTCGACGTACTGGAGGCCTTACCCGCCCACACGTTCAGCCATGTGCGCGACCTGTGGAGCCATCTTCCCGATCTCCCTATCGGTGACTGATCTGCCCCTTTTCGGACTCGGAGATGACGATGACCACTGTGCAAGTGACCGATGAACAGCAAGAACACCTGCATCTTGCCGAGACGATCCAACTGCTGACCAAGGAGCTCGAGCAACTCGGCGGCTCGATCGACAAGTCCGCCAAGGACATTCAGGAACGCAAGGAGTTCCTGTGGGAAAACCGCCGGAACATGGACTTCGCAGAGAAGGCCGACTTCCGCACCGCGGTGGATCTGTCGGTCAAACTCGGCGAGCGCGCCGTGCTGACCAGGGAACGAGTCAAGCGACTGCTGAAGACTCCGTACTTCGGTCGCGTCGACTTTCAGACCAGCGGCGAAGCGAGTCCCCAGCTCTACTACATCGGCGTGCACACCTTCTTCGATCCTGGGACCCAGGAAATCAGGATCCATGACTGGCGGGCCCCGGTCTCGAGTCTGTTCTACGATTTCGAGTCGGGAGCAGCATCTTTCGAGTCCCCTGGTGGCATCGTGCGCGGACAGATCGTCGGCAAACGCCAGTACAAGATCACCGATGGACGCTTGGAGTACATGCTCGACAGTGCGCTGAACATCGATGACGATGTTCTGCAGCGCGAGCTGAGCCGATCCGCCGACAAGAAGATGCAGAACATCGTCGCGACCATCCAGCGCGAACAGAACGCGGTGATTCGCAACGAAACTGCCCACGTTCTGATCCTTCAGGGTGTGGCGGGATCAGGGAAGACCTCGATCGCGCTGCACCGGGTCGCGTTCCTGCTCTACCGTTTCCGGGACACCCTGACCTCGGACAACGTCATGATCCTGTCCCCCAACAAGGTCTTCGGCGACTACATCGCCAACGTGCTACCCGAACTCGGCGAGGAGCA
Proteins encoded in this window:
- a CDS encoding spermidine synthase, which translates into the protein MSSLFTVAERELARRGLSRTPGSDLDVVVGGLGLGYTAREVLEDSRIRTLTVIEFSDAVIDWHRRELLPDTAGLAIEPKVSLRCADFFVAAAGAEGFDPRSPGRTFDAVLLDIDHSPRHVLHHPHAAFYTRKGLQQLSVHLRAGGTFAMWSDEAPDPDFVAILADVFTDVAAERVFFDNPLTRGQASATIYLATRA
- a CDS encoding decaprenyl-phosphate phosphoribosyltransferase, which produces MDVAIVSRAVSRTAFVRGVVKAVRPRQWIKNLLVLAAPLAAGSATDVDVLAHVGVAFIVFCMAASGVYLVNDALDVEADRAHPAKRFRPIAAGIVPASVAYGLSALLFAGSIIGSLIANGQLAAVMAVYIGVQLAYCLGLKHQPVLDICVVSSGFLLRAVAGGAAASIPMSKWFLLIMAFGSLFMAAGKRYAELQIALETGAMIRKSLDYYTPTYLRFVWTVAAAAVVVFYGLWAFEQDQARDSVWFGISMIPFTLAILRYAIDADGGAAGEPEELALGDRVLQVLALAWIATVGTAV
- a CDS encoding glycosyltransferase 87 family protein; protein product: MSRHDTERRPDTADISRTLWIAPILSIAVATCLLVPNWSFAGINGGFLDLEVYRIGIESLREGSGLYTSLPATSAGISLPFIYPPFAAIVLAPLALLPWSVAAFVLFAISTGALAAAVYLAARRMWAHQRDKAMWIAATVTPLLLLLEPVAATLDFGQINLILMGLVAADCLTTKPKWRRGMLVGLAAAIKLTPAAFVLYFLIRKDYRAAATAAVTGAVATAIGFAVLPRESMTYWFGGLGDVSGLSGSPYHTNQSIQAILARFSVPEPVFTLVWVGAAAALLVLTVVAMRASATIPTLALSCNAILALLISPISWSHHWVWFPVALLTIAGLATLRTRAGQWWLAAAVVATIVFAIGPHNLVPGGSDQEMNWTPWQHVVGNIYVLLAIALVLVTALAKPQPRPAAEDEPPLKSGKPHRMTVQLLEVADTTTNIPSREGRVAG
- a CDS encoding FkbM family methyltransferase, with translation MVGNYQGGGGPVDRAEQASPDSVSATASCSQGAQSSATTLAEASDQFHPSRRGSTRLSAAAGLLSWLSPRAWCIETEAAQLARLVAPGSVCIDIGAGYGLYSTLFAAAAGPDGRTLAIEANPRLTKRLHRLATVLRAPSLQPIGAAVSSASGVDTQLSVPYRNSMPVFGRAFMLHGAAHHGPNSEFDRDRLIDLTTTTLDELTEEFGVNRIDVIKVDIEGAEYAMLCGAHAVLTRHRPLWMLEIEERHLAKYGHRAADVVDLMASHGYAMYRWRGDQWQRCSHVSPTARNYLFRIP
- a CDS encoding DUF2795 domain-containing protein, with product MTIIDAIGHLFAEPRTRQQILTAAIQEDVPGEILDVLEALPAHTFSHVRDLWSHLPDLPIGD